TCCTGGAGGTCGTGCACGCCGTAGGCGAGCACGCCGGCCGCGACGACCACCAGCATGCCGCCGGTCCAGGTGAAGAACTTGGCCAGGTTGATCTTCAGCGCGCCGCGGTAGAACAGCCAGCCGAGCACCACCGAGGTGAGCAGGCCGAGCGCCGCGCCGATCAGCGGGTTGTAGCCGTCACCCGTGGCCTGCACCGCCGACCAGATGAACAGCGCGGTCTCCAGGCCCTCGCGGCCGACCGCCAGGAAGGAGGTGACCACCAGGGCCGTGGTGCCCATGGCGATGGCCGCGTCCAGCTTGCCGTGCAGCTCGGACTTCAGGTGCCGGGCGGTGCGGCGCATCCAGAACACCATCCAGGTGACCAGCCCCACCGAGATGATCGACAGCGAACCGCCGAGCGCCTCCTGGGCCTCGAAGGTGAGCTGCGAGGAGCCGAACTGCAGCACGGCGCCGAAGGCCATGCTGAGCACCACGGCCGAGGCCACGCCGATCCACACCGGCGGCAGCTTGTCCCTGCGCTCGGTCTTGACCAGGTAGGCGATCAGGATGCAGACAACCAGGCTTGCTTCGAGGCCTTCGCGCAGCCCGATCAGGTAGTTGCCGAACACGCGGGCTCCCTGGGGGTGAAGAGGTGGTACGTACGGGTCACGGGAGGGTCAGCCGAACAGGGCCTGGCCCCACCACTCCCCCGGCTTGCGGACGCCCGCGGGGCAGGCGAAGTGGGCGGAGCCGACGTGCTGGATGTACTCGTTGAGCTTGTCGCTGCCGGCCAGCCGCTGCTGGAGCGGCACGAAGGCCTTGCGCGTATCGCGCTGGTAGGCCAGGAAGAACAGGCCGGCGTCGAGGCGGCCGAGGCCGTCGGTGCCGTCGGTGAAGGAGAAGCCGCGGCGCAGGAT
The nucleotide sequence above comes from Streptomyces kaniharaensis. Encoded proteins:
- the efeU gene encoding iron uptake transporter permease EfeU encodes the protein MFGNYLIGLREGLEASLVVCILIAYLVKTERRDKLPPVWIGVASAVVLSMAFGAVLQFGSSQLTFEAQEALGGSLSIISVGLVTWMVFWMRRTARHLKSELHGKLDAAIAMGTTALVVTSFLAVGREGLETALFIWSAVQATGDGYNPLIGAALGLLTSVVLGWLFYRGALKINLAKFFTWTGGMLVVVAAGVLAYGVHDLQEAGWLPGLRSVAFDISSSIPKDSWYGTLLKGVFNFQPDPTGLQLVVWLLYLLPTLAVFFNLFGGRAKPVTAKPAA